In a single window of the Candidatus Bathyarchaeia archaeon genome:
- a CDS encoding 30S ribosomal protein S8e, which yields MSVWHGDLHKKKPSGGRKKAYRTKRRYEKGAFPTETTLGEPKQKTVRRHGGNTKIRLPSANQVNVSDPSSGKTQKVEIQRVIRNPANVDYNRRGVITKGTIIETQLGPARVTSRPGQDGSVNAILVPKEE from the coding sequence TTGTCAGTTTGGCACGGAGACTTGCACAAGAAGAAACCTTCAGGCGGAAGAAAAAAGGCATACAGAACGAAACGTCGCTACGAGAAGGGCGCGTTTCCAACTGAAACCACGTTAGGCGAACCCAAGCAAAAAACAGTTCGCAGACACGGAGGCAACACCAAAATAAGGTTGCCAAGCGCCAATCAAGTCAACGTCTCAGATCCATCATCGGGAAAGACACAGAAAGTGGAGATTCAACGCGTCATACGCAACCCTGCCAACGTTGACTACAACCGCAGAGGCGTCATCACCAAAGGCACAATCATCGAGACCCAACTTGGACCAGCACGCGTCACTTCAAGACCAGGACAAGACGGATCAGTGAACGCTATTCTGGTGCCCAAGGAAGAATGA
- a CDS encoding DNA alkylation repair protein — MIQKWSVKSSWSNGSETYSRGICDGCCGTLFSKTKFAYRKAVEWSSRPEEYVKRAGFVIMATLLVHDKKARDEAFLKFLPVIRRESADERNYVKKAINWTLRQIGKRNSNLNKAAIETARDIHKIDSKAAKWIASDALRELTGDAVQKRLRFRKIRETS; from the coding sequence ATGATCCAGAAATGGTCAGTAAAAAGCAGTTGGAGCAATGGGTCAGAGACTTACTCGCGGGGCATCTGCGACGGATGCTGCGGCACTCTTTTCAGCAAGACCAAGTTTGCCTATCGAAAAGCAGTTGAATGGAGCAGCAGGCCAGAGGAATACGTCAAGAGGGCAGGCTTCGTCATAATGGCCACATTATTAGTTCATGACAAGAAAGCTAGGGACGAAGCATTCCTGAAGTTTCTACCTGTAATAAGGCGGGAATCTGCTGACGAGAGAAACTACGTTAAGAAGGCAATCAACTGGACTCTTAGACAAATAGGCAAACGCAACAGCAACCTGAATAAAGCTGCAATCGAAACTGCCCGCGACATACACAAGATCGACTCAAAAGCTGCGAAATGGATTGCTTCAGATGCACTTCGCGAACTCACTGGCGACGCTGTTCAAAAAAGACTTCGCTTTCGCAAGATCCGAGAAACTAGCTGA